A window of the Gemmatirosa kalamazoonensis genome harbors these coding sequences:
- a CDS encoding YtxH domain-containing protein: MRHDEIDDEPYLIIEKNSGSAGAFLLGLAVGAGIALLLAPQSGEETRREIASRAREARDRARDFADDVSDGVSRRIGDARDAVSQRVDRARQAVDLKRRQVERAVEAGRAAAQQARADLERRIAQTKAAYQAGTSAARESIRTPMVIPATGVIGGETSGGDEGGAAGTG; encoded by the coding sequence ATGCGCCACGACGAGATCGACGACGAGCCGTACCTGATCATCGAGAAGAACAGCGGGAGTGCTGGAGCGTTCCTGCTCGGCCTCGCCGTCGGTGCCGGCATCGCGCTGCTGCTCGCGCCGCAGTCGGGCGAGGAGACGCGACGCGAGATCGCGAGCCGCGCCCGCGAGGCCCGCGACCGCGCGCGCGACTTCGCGGACGACGTCTCCGACGGCGTGTCGCGCCGCATCGGCGACGCGCGCGACGCGGTGTCGCAGCGCGTCGACCGCGCGCGGCAGGCCGTGGACCTGAAGCGCCGCCAGGTGGAGCGCGCGGTGGAGGCGGGACGGGCCGCCGCGCAGCAGGCGCGCGCCGATCTCGAGCGCCGCATCGCGCAGACGAAGGCCGCCTACCAGGCCGGCACGTCGGCCGCGCGCGAGTCGATACGCACGCCGATGGTCATCCCTGCCACCGGCGTGATCGGCGGGGAGACGTCGGGCGGCGACGAGGGTGGGGCCGCCGGTACCGGCTGA
- a CDS encoding sigma-54-dependent transcriptional regulator: MKQPKILIADDDVKARLPLSAILEAEGYTVESVDDGQKALDLLGDGSFGVVLADLKMPKVDGIALLKAMRERQIPTEFVMITGEGNTDIAVDAIKQGARDYIEKPLTAERLTKLKAQIPRLLEGFTLQQKNRELETRLEGLTHYGELIGQSEQMRAVYDMIERVAPSMASVLILGESGTGKELVARAIHKKSDRAKGPFYALNCAALPKEILENLLFGHEKGAFTGSVNEKAGAFEEASGGTIFLDEVAEMATDIQVKLLRALETRTVRRLGGKREIPVDIRIVAATNKDLQKAIADNDLREDLYYRLAVVEIDLPPLRDRGGDVQLIAREFLTRFAKDNGKKIDGFDEVALEWINAYAWPGNVRELRNAVEKAVILARGNRITIEEITSRRHRAFTGEFNAAVTLPVGASLAEARRQLVLRNFASSGGDLAKTAKVTGMNVADVRGELLAMIERRSGDGSSTEPGNDGGGGADGATPVTPPPAAAAHGAGANGSGAPEAPPVSMPPNVASPVGKSPKAPPVARSRKGS; this comes from the coding sequence ATGAAGCAACCGAAGATCCTGATCGCCGACGACGACGTGAAGGCCCGCCTGCCGCTGAGCGCGATCCTCGAGGCCGAGGGCTACACGGTGGAGTCGGTCGACGACGGCCAGAAGGCGCTGGACCTGCTCGGCGACGGCTCGTTCGGCGTCGTGCTCGCCGACCTCAAGATGCCGAAGGTCGACGGGATCGCGCTCCTGAAGGCGATGCGCGAGCGGCAGATCCCGACCGAGTTCGTGATGATCACGGGCGAGGGAAACACAGACATCGCCGTCGACGCCATCAAGCAGGGCGCCCGCGACTACATCGAGAAGCCGCTCACCGCCGAGCGCCTGACGAAGCTGAAGGCGCAGATTCCGCGGCTGCTCGAAGGCTTCACGCTGCAGCAGAAGAACCGCGAGCTGGAGACGCGGCTCGAGGGGCTCACGCACTACGGGGAGCTGATCGGCCAAAGCGAGCAGATGCGCGCGGTCTACGACATGATCGAGCGTGTTGCGCCATCGATGGCGAGCGTGCTCATCCTCGGCGAGAGCGGCACCGGGAAGGAGCTCGTCGCGCGTGCCATCCACAAGAAGAGCGACCGCGCGAAGGGGCCGTTCTACGCGCTGAACTGTGCGGCGCTGCCGAAGGAGATCCTCGAGAACCTCCTGTTCGGCCACGAGAAGGGCGCGTTCACCGGCTCGGTGAACGAGAAGGCCGGCGCGTTCGAGGAGGCGTCGGGGGGCACGATCTTCCTCGACGAGGTCGCCGAGATGGCGACCGACATCCAGGTGAAGCTGCTGCGCGCACTGGAGACGCGCACCGTTAGGCGCCTGGGCGGCAAGCGCGAGATCCCGGTCGACATCCGCATCGTCGCCGCGACGAACAAGGACCTGCAGAAGGCGATCGCCGACAACGACCTGCGCGAGGATCTGTACTACCGGCTCGCCGTCGTCGAGATCGACCTGCCGCCGCTGCGCGACCGCGGCGGTGACGTGCAGCTCATCGCGCGCGAGTTCCTCACCCGCTTCGCGAAGGACAACGGCAAGAAGATCGACGGCTTCGACGAGGTGGCGCTCGAGTGGATCAACGCGTACGCCTGGCCGGGGAACGTGCGCGAGCTGCGCAATGCCGTGGAGAAGGCGGTCATCCTCGCCCGCGGCAACCGCATCACGATCGAGGAGATCACGTCCCGCCGGCACCGGGCGTTCACCGGGGAGTTCAACGCGGCGGTCACACTGCCCGTCGGCGCGTCGCTCGCCGAGGCGCGGCGCCAGCTCGTGCTGCGCAACTTCGCGTCGAGCGGGGGCGACCTCGCGAAGACTGCGAAGGTGACCGGGATGAACGTGGCGGACGTACGCGGCGAGCTGCTCGCGATGATCGAGCGCCGCTCGGGCGACGGCAGCAGCACGGAGCCGGGGAACGACGGCGGCGGCGGCGCGGACGGCGCCACGCCCGTGACGCCGCCCCCGGCGGCGGCCGCGCACGGCGCCGGCGCGAACGGCTCCGGTGCGCCCGAGGCGCCGCCGGTGTCGATGCCGCCGAACGTCGCGTCGCCGGTCGGCAAGTCGCCGAAGGCGCCGCCCGTGGCGCGCTCGCGGAAGGGGAGCTGA
- the dnaX gene encoding DNA polymerase III subunit gamma/tau, protein MALALARKYRPKSFSEVAVQSHVSNTLKGAIARGRVAHGYLLCGPRGTGKTTLARVLAMALNCEVRGAKGDGEPCGECASCRRIWSGASSLDVVEIDAASNRSVDDARELRERAMYAPTGEDRYKVYIVDEAHMLTREAWNALLKVLEEPPPRVVFVFATTEPQKIAQTAAPILSRLQRFDLRRIGPAEIRERLTAVLTAEGVSFEPEALGMIARAADGGLRDALSLTDQVLSLGADARVTTDRVAEALGLVPEDEYLAILDLVAARRAGDVFAAVARLADAGVDFTLFLAGLGDVLRALLATALGGTAPDLSERLRQALDERRERIAPADLLRMLQLLVEAEPRFRRSGQQRLLLETLLVRFALMDRAVDLESVLRELGGAPTPSGSAAGGARRSVPSTAVETPAPPPRRAAPPPSAQPAPRPQPESRATGSAFGDWAPPEPPPEASAAPARAAGTTVLERPAPPRATSAAPVVDVHTLAERWEEVVEQARSTRPLVGTALAATLPVAIAASGVVTVELQEANDAHVFALESGRDDVLTALRLVVPNASRLVVRAPDSPAPVERLTTESVRAERMASLAKRDPTLGAAISELDLDLLD, encoded by the coding sequence ATGGCCCTCGCCCTCGCGCGAAAGTACCGCCCGAAGTCGTTCTCCGAGGTCGCGGTCCAGTCGCACGTCTCGAACACGCTGAAGGGGGCGATCGCGCGCGGCCGCGTGGCGCACGGCTACCTGCTGTGCGGCCCGCGCGGCACCGGGAAGACGACGCTCGCCCGCGTGCTCGCGATGGCGCTCAACTGCGAGGTGCGCGGCGCGAAGGGCGACGGTGAGCCGTGCGGCGAGTGCGCGAGCTGCCGCCGCATCTGGAGCGGCGCGTCGAGCCTCGACGTCGTGGAGATCGATGCGGCGAGCAATCGCAGCGTCGACGACGCGCGCGAGCTGCGCGAGCGCGCGATGTATGCGCCCACCGGCGAGGACCGCTACAAGGTCTACATCGTCGACGAGGCGCACATGCTCACGCGCGAGGCGTGGAACGCGCTGCTCAAGGTGCTCGAGGAGCCGCCGCCGCGCGTCGTGTTCGTGTTCGCCACCACCGAGCCGCAGAAGATCGCGCAGACCGCGGCGCCGATCCTCAGCCGGCTACAGCGCTTCGACCTGCGCCGCATCGGCCCGGCCGAGATCCGCGAGCGCCTCACTGCCGTGCTGACGGCCGAAGGCGTGTCGTTCGAGCCGGAAGCGTTAGGCATGATCGCCCGTGCCGCCGACGGCGGCCTGCGCGACGCGCTGTCGCTCACCGACCAGGTCCTCTCGCTCGGCGCCGACGCGCGCGTCACGACGGACCGCGTCGCCGAGGCGTTAGGCCTCGTGCCCGAGGACGAGTACCTCGCGATCCTCGACCTCGTCGCCGCTCGGCGCGCGGGCGACGTGTTCGCTGCGGTGGCGCGCCTCGCCGACGCGGGCGTCGACTTCACGCTCTTCCTCGCCGGCCTCGGCGACGTGCTGCGCGCGCTGCTCGCCACCGCGCTCGGCGGGACGGCGCCGGACCTCAGCGAGCGGCTGCGACAGGCGCTCGACGAGCGCCGCGAGCGCATCGCGCCGGCCGATCTGCTGCGCATGCTGCAGCTCCTCGTCGAGGCGGAGCCGCGCTTCCGCCGCAGCGGTCAGCAGCGCCTCCTGCTCGAGACGCTGCTCGTCCGCTTCGCGCTCATGGACCGCGCGGTCGATCTCGAGTCGGTGCTGCGCGAGCTCGGTGGCGCGCCGACGCCGAGTGGCTCGGCCGCCGGCGGCGCCCGGCGCTCGGTTCCATCCACCGCGGTCGAGACGCCCGCGCCGCCGCCACGCCGTGCCGCGCCGCCGCCGAGCGCCCAACCCGCTCCGCGGCCGCAGCCCGAGTCACGCGCCACGGGCTCCGCATTCGGCGACTGGGCGCCGCCCGAGCCGCCCCCCGAGGCGAGCGCCGCTCCCGCACGCGCCGCCGGCACGACGGTCCTCGAGCGCCCGGCACCGCCGCGCGCGACGAGCGCGGCACCGGTGGTCGACGTGCACACGCTGGCCGAGCGTTGGGAGGAGGTCGTGGAGCAGGCGCGCAGCACGCGTCCGCTCGTCGGCACCGCGCTCGCCGCCACGCTCCCCGTCGCGATCGCCGCGAGCGGCGTCGTGACGGTGGAGCTGCAGGAAGCGAACGACGCGCACGTGTTCGCGCTGGAGAGCGGCCGCGACGACGTGCTCACCGCGCTGCGCCTCGTCGTGCCCAACGCGTCGCGCCTCGTCGTCCGCGCCCCGGACTCGCCGGCGCCGGTGGAGCGCCTCACTACGGAGAGCGTGCGCGCGGAGCGCATGGCGTCGCTCGCGAAGCGCGACCCCACGCTTGGCGCGGCGATCTCCGAGCTCGATCTCGACCTCCTCGATTGA
- the recR gene encoding recombination mediator RecR has protein sequence MSAIDELATELSKLPGIGRKTALRLTYYLLKQRPEQSRRLADALMTLAERVRPCARCFNLSEDELCAVCRDPRRDPTVICAVEEASDIGAIERTGEYRGLYHVLGGRLSPLDGVTPEDLTIGALTDRARHDEVREVILATNPSLEGEATALFVQRALAAATGGRVAVTRIARGLPVGGDLEYADGVTIAQALSARREMA, from the coding sequence TTGTCCGCGATCGACGAGCTGGCCACGGAGCTCTCGAAGCTCCCCGGCATCGGGCGCAAGACGGCGCTGCGGCTCACGTACTACCTGCTGAAGCAGCGCCCCGAGCAGAGCCGCCGGCTCGCCGACGCGCTCATGACGCTCGCCGAACGCGTGCGGCCGTGCGCGCGCTGCTTCAACCTCTCCGAGGACGAGCTCTGCGCGGTGTGTCGCGACCCGCGGCGCGACCCGACCGTCATCTGCGCCGTCGAGGAGGCGTCCGACATCGGCGCCATCGAGCGCACGGGCGAGTATCGGGGGCTGTACCACGTCCTCGGCGGCCGCCTCTCGCCGCTCGACGGCGTCACGCCCGAGGACCTCACGATCGGCGCCCTCACCGATCGCGCGCGGCACGACGAGGTGCGCGAGGTGATCCTCGCCACGAATCCGAGCCTCGAGGGCGAGGCCACGGCGCTGTTCGTCCAGCGCGCGCTCGCCGCCGCCACCGGCGGCCGCGTCGCCGTGACGCGGATCGCGCGTGGGCTGCCGGTCGGCGGGGACCTGGAGTACGCCGACGGGGTCACGATCGCGCAGGCGCTGTCTGCCCGCCGGGAGATGGCGTGA
- a CDS encoding threonine aldolase family protein, translated as MTTTPSAAPIDLRSDTVTKPTPAMRRAMADAEVGDDVLDGDPTVRRLEARACELLGKERALFFPTGTMANQTALWLLARRGTEILLDGASHIMDWEHAAAAALVGVQVRPVALRPGRRVIDAAAVADTASVHATRASLVCVENTHNGAGGVLTSASELDAIADVARAHRLPMHLDGARLWNAAVATGASEARLAASSTTVMVSFSKGLGAPVGAVLAGPAAAMADAVAVRRRLGGGMRQSGVLAAAALHGLTHHRERLAEDHANAQALARAIDGAGGARAVTPETNIVMIDLPQPTATSVLDRARALGVLLSFWTPTRVRAVTHLDVDAAGVRRAADAIARALEAEHASAA; from the coding sequence ATGACGACGACTCCGTCCGCAGCCCCGATCGATCTTCGCAGCGATACCGTCACCAAGCCCACTCCCGCGATGCGGCGCGCCATGGCCGACGCGGAGGTGGGCGACGACGTGCTCGACGGCGACCCGACCGTGCGACGCCTCGAGGCGCGCGCGTGCGAGCTGCTGGGCAAGGAACGCGCGCTGTTCTTCCCGACGGGCACGATGGCGAACCAGACCGCGCTCTGGCTGCTCGCTCGTCGCGGCACCGAGATCCTGCTCGACGGCGCCTCGCACATCATGGACTGGGAGCACGCCGCCGCCGCCGCGCTCGTCGGCGTGCAGGTGCGGCCCGTCGCGCTCCGCCCCGGCCGGCGGGTGATCGACGCCGCGGCGGTCGCCGACACGGCCTCGGTGCACGCGACGCGGGCGAGCCTGGTGTGCGTGGAGAACACGCACAACGGCGCCGGCGGCGTGCTGACGAGCGCTTCGGAGCTCGACGCGATCGCCGACGTCGCGCGCGCGCACCGACTGCCCATGCACCTCGACGGCGCGCGGCTGTGGAACGCCGCGGTCGCGACCGGTGCGTCGGAGGCGCGGCTCGCCGCGTCGTCGACCACGGTGATGGTGTCGTTCTCGAAGGGGCTCGGCGCGCCCGTCGGCGCGGTGCTCGCCGGGCCCGCCGCGGCGATGGCGGACGCCGTCGCCGTGCGTCGACGGCTCGGCGGCGGCATGCGGCAGTCGGGCGTGCTCGCCGCGGCCGCGCTGCACGGCCTCACGCACCACCGTGAGCGCCTCGCCGAGGACCACGCGAACGCGCAGGCGCTCGCACGCGCGATCGACGGTGCGGGTGGCGCGCGCGCGGTGACGCCGGAGACCAACATCGTGATGATCGATCTGCCGCAGCCCACGGCGACGTCGGTGCTCGACCGCGCGCGCGCGCTCGGCGTGCTGCTCTCGTTCTGGACGCCGACGCGCGTGCGTGCGGTGACGCACCTTGACGTCGACGCAGCCGGCGTGCGGCGTGCGGCCGACGCCATCGCGCGTGCGCTCGAGGCCGAACACGCCTCCGCGGCTTGA
- a CDS encoding glucose-6-phosphate isomerase, with product MALSIDYTNMFLPGAVTDADWEFAAGRFRAAHAAVMARVARGDLGFVDLPEDAALLRQTTDFVQRAGDRWEDVVILGIGGSALGPIALRTALRPHAWNTLSREERGGKPRLTVLDNVDPETIDAVMSRLHLERALFVVISKSGGTAETMAQYLIIRAALDERFGDRAKEHLVFVTDPAKGSLRPIATKEGIAALDIPPNVGGRFSVLTPVGVLPAALIGIDAGQLLAGAADMRRRCAGDDLAGNPAGTFALLQWLADDRHGKHNHVLMPYADPLRDFAAWFVQLWAESLGKVRKDGTHVGPTPIAALGTTDQHAQVQLFMEGPADKTITFVEVAGRTALGPIPKLYADVPDLAYLGGHSLGELLDAERRATAGALARRGRPNMTITLDAVDAWHVGALIFLLELATAYAGALYDIDAFDQPGVELGKQFTYAILGRPGSDAARAEWDQLPKPDPRRRV from the coding sequence ATGGCACTCTCGATCGACTACACGAACATGTTCCTCCCCGGCGCCGTGACGGACGCCGACTGGGAGTTCGCCGCGGGACGCTTCCGCGCCGCGCATGCGGCGGTCATGGCGCGCGTCGCACGGGGCGACCTGGGATTCGTCGACCTGCCCGAGGACGCGGCGCTGCTCCGGCAGACCACTGACTTCGTGCAGCGGGCCGGCGACCGCTGGGAGGACGTCGTCATCCTCGGCATCGGCGGCTCCGCGTTAGGCCCCATCGCGCTGCGCACCGCGCTCCGCCCGCACGCGTGGAACACGCTGTCGCGCGAGGAGCGGGGTGGGAAGCCGCGCCTGACGGTGCTCGACAACGTCGACCCGGAGACGATCGACGCCGTCATGTCGCGCCTCCATCTCGAGCGCGCACTGTTCGTCGTCATCTCCAAGTCCGGCGGGACGGCGGAGACGATGGCGCAGTATCTCATCATCCGCGCCGCGCTCGACGAGCGGTTCGGCGATCGCGCGAAGGAGCACCTCGTCTTCGTCACCGATCCGGCGAAGGGATCGCTGCGGCCGATCGCGACGAAGGAGGGCATCGCCGCGCTCGACATCCCGCCCAACGTCGGCGGCCGGTTCAGCGTGCTCACGCCGGTCGGCGTGCTGCCGGCGGCGCTCATCGGCATCGACGCGGGGCAGCTGCTCGCCGGCGCGGCCGACATGCGCCGGCGCTGCGCGGGCGACGACCTCGCGGGCAATCCCGCCGGCACGTTCGCGCTGCTGCAGTGGCTCGCCGACGACCGGCACGGGAAGCACAATCACGTGCTCATGCCGTACGCCGATCCGCTGCGCGACTTCGCCGCGTGGTTCGTGCAGCTGTGGGCCGAGTCGCTCGGCAAGGTGCGCAAGGACGGCACGCACGTCGGCCCCACGCCGATCGCCGCGCTCGGCACCACCGACCAGCACGCGCAGGTGCAGCTCTTCATGGAGGGCCCGGCCGACAAGACGATCACGTTCGTCGAGGTCGCCGGCCGCACCGCGCTCGGACCGATCCCCAAGCTCTACGCCGACGTGCCGGACCTCGCGTACCTCGGCGGCCACTCGCTCGGCGAGCTGCTCGACGCGGAGCGTCGCGCCACGGCCGGCGCGCTCGCGCGGCGTGGGCGCCCGAACATGACCATCACGCTCGACGCAGTGGACGCGTGGCACGTCGGCGCGCTCATCTTCCTGCTCGAGCTGGCGACCGCGTACGCCGGCGCGCTCTACGACATCGACGCGTTCGACCAGCCGGGCGTCGAACTCGGGAAGCAGTTCACGTACGCGATCCTCGGTCGCCCGGGCAGCGACGCGGCGCGCGCCGAGTGGGACCAGCTCCCGAAGCCCGATCCCCGGCGGCGGGTCTGA
- a CDS encoding class II fructose-bisphosphate aldolase encodes MATQVGSENQLLGGAVTVQGGRVSVVDERALATEALDPVVRQAVFGTDEEKEFARWLLWEIGQAVGVRPASIHELYMARGRGDVHGFTVPAMNIRAMTYDTVRSIIRTANKLDAGAFILEIARSEIAYTDQRPAEYVSVIIGAALREGYRGPLFIQGDHFQVNAKKFAVDAVTEVNAVKQLAVEAIHAGFYNIDIDTSTLVDLSKQSLDEQQRLNYETAVQLTQYVRSLEPQGVTISIGGEIGEVGTENSTPEELHAFMKGYNQVLSEVAPGMPGLSKISVQSGTSHGGTVLPDGSIADVALDIDTLRTLGEIARKEYGMSGAVQHGASTLPDSKFNLFPQAETAEIHLATNFQNMMYDHLPNDLRREMYGWLDTSAKDERKATDTDEQFYYKSRKKAIGPFKKQLWALPADVKATLAGAYDAKFEFLFTQLGVQGTRSAVKKFVTAPEQHRPMPTSGRAAVEAAPDDADLSD; translated from the coding sequence ATGGCAACGCAGGTCGGCAGTGAAAACCAGCTCCTCGGCGGCGCCGTCACCGTCCAGGGCGGGCGCGTCAGCGTCGTCGACGAGCGCGCCCTCGCGACCGAAGCGCTGGACCCCGTCGTCCGGCAGGCCGTGTTCGGGACCGACGAGGAGAAGGAGTTCGCCCGCTGGCTCCTCTGGGAGATCGGCCAGGCCGTCGGCGTACGCCCGGCGTCGATCCACGAGCTGTACATGGCGCGCGGCCGCGGCGACGTGCACGGCTTCACCGTGCCGGCGATGAACATCCGGGCGATGACGTACGACACCGTGCGCTCCATCATCCGCACCGCGAACAAGCTCGACGCCGGCGCGTTCATCCTCGAGATCGCGCGCTCGGAGATCGCCTACACCGACCAGCGCCCGGCGGAGTACGTGAGCGTCATCATCGGTGCCGCGCTGCGCGAGGGCTATCGCGGGCCGCTGTTCATCCAGGGCGACCACTTCCAGGTGAACGCGAAGAAGTTCGCCGTCGACGCGGTCACCGAGGTCAACGCGGTGAAGCAGCTCGCCGTCGAGGCGATCCACGCCGGCTTCTACAACATCGACATCGACACGTCGACGCTCGTCGACCTGTCGAAGCAGTCGCTCGACGAGCAGCAGCGGCTGAACTACGAGACGGCGGTGCAGCTGACGCAGTACGTGCGCAGCCTGGAGCCGCAGGGCGTCACCATCTCCATCGGCGGTGAGATCGGCGAGGTCGGTACGGAGAACTCGACGCCCGAAGAGCTGCACGCGTTCATGAAGGGCTACAACCAGGTGCTCTCCGAGGTCGCGCCGGGCATGCCGGGCCTCTCGAAGATCAGCGTGCAGAGCGGCACGTCCCACGGCGGTACCGTCCTGCCCGACGGCTCCATCGCCGACGTCGCGCTCGACATCGACACGCTGCGCACGCTCGGCGAGATCGCGCGGAAGGAGTACGGCATGTCGGGCGCGGTGCAGCACGGCGCGTCGACGCTCCCCGATTCGAAGTTCAACCTGTTCCCGCAGGCCGAGACGGCGGAGATCCACCTCGCGACGAACTTCCAGAACATGATGTACGATCACCTGCCTAACGATCTGCGGCGGGAGATGTACGGCTGGCTGGACACGAGCGCGAAGGACGAGCGCAAGGCGACCGACACCGACGAGCAGTTCTACTACAAGTCGCGCAAGAAGGCGATCGGGCCGTTCAAGAAGCAGCTCTGGGCGCTCCCGGCGGACGTGAAGGCGACGCTCGCCGGCGCGTACGACGCGAAGTTCGAGTTCCTGTTCACGCAGCTCGGCGTTCAGGGCACGCGGAGCGCGGTGAAGAAGTTCGTCACCGCCCCCGAGCAGCACCGCCCGATGCCGACCAGCGGCCGCGCCGCAGTCGAGGCGGCGCCCGACGACGCGGACCTCAGCGATTGA
- a CDS encoding YihY/virulence factor BrkB family protein, producing the protein MGPPVPADPVAAAAGSAPLPGATGRHLVRRRARPALVRAWWMLRDYAKRVWDNSGEDNIFFLAGGLAFNILLAVVPFALLLLSGLASLLNQSAERSAETVAALLDRLLPGSLTGSHDLLIGIVTDAVRTRGRVGVLSAVTFVWFSTRLFGSLRSVLADVFDIEQERGIVAGKLFDIQITILSTMLLVVYSALSAYLAIATSRGVHVLQGIGVRQDVMGAFEYWVGRLVAFAFIATLFYALYKYLPVRRVRWQTALLASMFTSGMLELAKAAFAYYIARFNPGSLYTGTLAAFVILVSWVYYAAMIFILGGEVGQVYELRRVRRQQRATLED; encoded by the coding sequence GTGGGGCCGCCGGTACCGGCTGACCCGGTCGCCGCGGCGGCGGGCTCCGCCCCGCTGCCCGGCGCGACCGGGCGCCACCTCGTTCGTCGTCGCGCCCGCCCCGCGCTCGTGCGCGCGTGGTGGATGCTCCGCGACTACGCGAAGCGCGTCTGGGACAACTCGGGCGAGGACAACATCTTCTTCCTCGCCGGCGGGCTGGCGTTCAACATCCTGCTCGCCGTCGTCCCGTTCGCGTTGCTCCTGCTCAGCGGCCTCGCGTCGCTCCTGAACCAGTCGGCGGAGCGGTCGGCGGAGACCGTCGCCGCGCTGCTCGACCGCCTGCTGCCCGGGAGCCTAACGGGATCGCACGACCTGCTGATCGGCATCGTCACCGACGCCGTCCGCACGCGCGGCCGCGTCGGGGTGCTGAGCGCGGTGACGTTCGTGTGGTTCTCCACGCGCCTCTTCGGCTCGCTGCGCTCCGTGCTCGCGGACGTGTTCGACATCGAGCAGGAGCGCGGCATCGTCGCCGGCAAGCTGTTCGACATCCAGATCACGATCCTCTCGACAATGCTGCTCGTCGTCTACTCGGCGCTGAGCGCGTACCTCGCCATCGCGACGTCGCGCGGCGTGCACGTGCTGCAGGGGATCGGCGTGCGGCAGGACGTGATGGGCGCGTTCGAGTATTGGGTGGGTCGCCTCGTCGCGTTCGCGTTCATCGCGACGCTGTTCTACGCGCTCTACAAGTATCTGCCCGTCCGACGCGTGCGATGGCAGACGGCGCTGCTCGCGTCGATGTTCACGAGCGGCATGCTCGAGCTGGCGAAGGCCGCGTTCGCGTACTACATCGCGCGCTTCAATCCCGGCTCGCTGTACACGGGCACCCTCGCCGCGTTCGTGATCCTGGTGTCGTGGGTGTACTACGCGGCGATGATCTTCATCCTCGGCGGCGAGGTGGGGCAGGTGTACGAGCTGCGTCGCGTTAGGCGGCAGCAGCGCGCCACGCTGGAGGACTGA
- a CDS encoding MBL fold metallo-hydrolase, protein MRLTFLGTGTSFGVPQIGCGCAVCHSNDERDRRTRVGALVETDEGGRILVDTPPELRLQLVRAGVGHVDAVLYTHDHADHTHGIDDIRAFTARGGALEVYGSAATMSALQQKFRYIFDPSVMALPGTYKPEGIPRVLAEGETVRIAGADVTPVRVPHGRAEVFGYRIGALAYVTDAKAIPPAAVERLRGARVLVVNGLFFEPHPTHLSIPEAVQLARAVGAERTYLTHLTHRYSHAELESRLPPDVRPAYDGLTIDV, encoded by the coding sequence ATGCGGCTCACGTTTCTCGGGACGGGCACGAGCTTCGGCGTGCCGCAGATCGGATGCGGGTGCGCGGTGTGCCACTCGAACGACGAGCGCGACCGGCGCACGCGCGTCGGCGCGCTCGTCGAGACGGACGAGGGCGGACGTATCCTCGTCGACACGCCGCCCGAGCTGCGGCTCCAGCTCGTGCGCGCGGGCGTCGGGCACGTCGACGCGGTGCTGTACACGCACGACCACGCGGACCACACGCACGGCATCGACGACATCCGCGCGTTCACGGCGCGGGGCGGCGCGCTCGAGGTGTACGGCTCCGCGGCGACGATGAGCGCGCTGCAGCAGAAGTTCCGCTACATCTTCGACCCGAGCGTCATGGCGCTCCCCGGCACCTACAAGCCGGAAGGCATTCCCCGCGTGCTCGCCGAGGGCGAGACGGTGCGCATCGCCGGCGCGGACGTGACGCCCGTGCGCGTGCCGCACGGCCGCGCCGAGGTGTTCGGCTACCGCATCGGCGCGCTCGCCTACGTCACCGACGCGAAGGCGATCCCGCCCGCGGCGGTGGAGCGACTGCGCGGCGCGCGCGTGCTCGTGGTGAACGGCCTGTTCTTCGAGCCGCACCCGACACACCTCAGCATCCCCGAGGCGGTACAGCTCGCGCGCGCCGTCGGCGCGGAGCGCACGTACCTCACGCACCTCACGCACCGCTACTCGCACGCCGAGCTGGAGTCGCGGCTGCCGCCCGACGTTAGGCCCGCGTACGACGGACTCACCATCGACGTCTGA
- a CDS encoding YbaB/EbfC family nucleoid-associated protein, which translates to MTDFMKLMQQAQEMQGRLQQMQDALEHQTVTGSAGGGMVSVEADGKGTVRKVTIDKSVVNPDDVEMLEDLVLVAVSDAQKKAAEAQQAQMGQITGGLDLPFQLPF; encoded by the coding sequence ATGACCGATTTCATGAAGCTCATGCAGCAAGCCCAGGAGATGCAGGGGCGGCTGCAGCAGATGCAGGATGCGCTGGAGCACCAGACGGTCACCGGCAGCGCCGGCGGCGGCATGGTCTCCGTCGAGGCGGACGGCAAGGGCACCGTGCGCAAGGTCACGATCGACAAGAGCGTCGTGAACCCGGACGACGTCGAGATGCTCGAGGACCTCGTGCTCGTCGCCGTCTCCGACGCGCAGAAGAAGGCCGCCGAGGCACAGCAGGCCCAGATGGGACAGATCACGGGCGGGCTCGATCTCCCGTTCCAGCTCCCGTTCTGA